A genomic segment from Spinacia oleracea cultivar Varoflay chromosome 3, BTI_SOV_V1, whole genome shotgun sequence encodes:
- the LOC130470169 gene encoding uncharacterized protein — MHLSRIQQGKDESLRSYVKRFNLEAGQIPDLPDGVTFDNFIRGLKKGSFKFDLVKKSVRTMAKVLDEAEAFIHATEICSVPKEPRGSDIAEPAAKKENFEKKSRPNGTWAIAKESDRAPGAAGQKRSRTYDRERFEYNTDMYTILMDVGSKYEIDRPFPMKSPPESRDPKMYCHFYGDIGHDTKECKSLKRALDGLAAKAFLKSYISRNIGGSGKPFYKENKSPPSEEDGNHTDPECVAVISGGMAAEGPTMRGQKDYAKRLGQVMLSGKATSDPFPKVEIGEADRGKIATPHDDPLVIELKIANLRVRRILVDTRSLSDIISLECLNRLQHDPSKIEKIHYPIIGFGGSIIHPIGIISLPLRMGNKKEFRQMDVRFLIVEDITAYNVILGRPTLNRAKAVTVTHLMLLKFVCDDGSVSTIHGDQQQARDCYLTTLSPEAWGSGEEQEVLGNKRKCSGTHPKSLKETLTISAAHIEERRPEPCWSTYFS, encoded by the coding sequence atgcatttgAGTCGAATACAGCAAGGGAAAGATGAGTCTCTGAGGAGTTATGTGAAAAGATTCAACTTAGAAGCAGGGCAAATCccagatttgccggatggggtTACATTTGATAACTTTATTAGGGGGCTTAAGAAAGGCTCATTCAAGTTTGACTTGGTAAAAAAAAGTGTGCGAACCATGGCAAAGGTGCtagatgaggccgaggccttcatccACGCAACAGAAATCTGCAGCGTCCCAAAAGAACCTCGGGGAAGTGATATCGCTGAGCCGGCAGCTAAGAAAGAAAATTTTGAGAAGAAGAGTCGGCCTAATGGGActtgggctattgcaaaagagtcagacagggcTCCCGGGGCGGCTGGTCAGAAGAGGTCCAGAACTTATGACCGGGAGCGATTTGAATATAACACAGAtatgtacacaattctgatggacgttGGGTCCAAGTATGAGATTGATCGGCCGTTTCCTATGAAGTCGCcgccagaaagtagggaccccaagaTGTATTGTCACTTTTATGGCGACATTGGACATGACACCAAAGAGTGTAAGAGCCTGAAAAGAGCACTGGATGGCCTAGCCGCTAAGGCATTCCtaaagagttatatcagcagAAACATTGGAGGTTCTGGAAAACCGTTTTATAAAGAGAACAAATCACCTCCCTCGGAAGAGGATGGAAACCATACTGATCCAGAGTGTGTGGCCGTCATATCAGGAGGGATGGCCGCCGAAGGGCCAACCATGAGAGGTCAGAAAGACTATGCCAAGCGGCTGGGGCAGGTGATGTTGTCAGGAAAGGCCACATCCGACCCGTTCCCGAAAGTAGAAAttggcgaggccgaccgtggaaAAATAGCCACTCCACATGACGACCCCCTGGTGATCGAGCTGAAAATTGCCAATTTGAGGGTTAGGCGCATCCTGGTTGATACAAGGAGTTTGTCGGATATAATTAGCCTAGAGTGCCTAAACCGACTGCAGCATGACCCctcaaaaatagagaaaattcactatcccattataggttTTGGAGGTAGTATCATCCATCCAATCGGCATCATTTCTCTCCCTCTACGGATGGGAAATAAGAAAGAATTTCGTCAAATGGACGTTCGATTCCTCATAGTGGAAGATATAACTGCTTACAATGTCATTTTGGGGCGTCCTACTTTGAACAGGGCAAAAGCTGTCACAGTTACTCATCTAATGCTCCTAAAGTTTGTTTGTGATGATGGGAGCGTCAGCACCATACATGGTGATCAGCAGCAAGCTAGAGACTGCTATTTAACCACCTTGAGCCCAGAGGCATGGGGGTCAGGTGAGGAGCAAGAGGTATTAGGCAACAAGCGAAAGTGTAGTGGCACGCATCCCAAATCTTtgaaagaaacattaactatatCAGCGGCGCACATTGAAGAACGACGACCAGAGCCTTGTTGGTCCACCtatttctcctga